The genomic stretch GGGAGCCTGTTGCAGCAGACCGGATACACGACTCTTGATCCGGGGTATAAAAACACCGCTTCCTGCACCAGTGATATTACTTTCTTGGACGGTAAAGAGGGCATTCTGTCGTATCGAGGCTACGCTATCGAAGAACTCGCTGAAAAATGTGTTTTTATAGAGGTTGCTTACCTCTTGGTGCATGGCCATTTGCCGAATCCGACGGAATACGAACATTTCAGGGGGTTGCTCAATCAGTTTTCTTTGATCCATGAAGATATGATTCATTTCTTTGATCATTTTCCCCCGAATTCCCCGCCCATGACCATGCTGTCAGTGATGGTCAACAGTCTGAGCACCTACTATCCGGAAATGAGCGATGATCCGCTCAAGAGACTTGATTTGACCGCCGCCCGGCTGATTTCTAAAATTCGGACTATTGCCGCCTTTTCTTATAAAAAAAGTATGGGGCATCCTTTGGTCTATCCCAGCCCGGACCGGAGCTATTGCGCCAATTTTTTGAGCATGATGTTCGATAAACCGGTGCAGCCTTACATGGTGCATCCTGAAGCGGTGGCTGCCCTGAATAAGCTGCTTATTCTCCATGCCGATCATGAGCAGAACTGTTCAACCTCAACCGTTCGCTTAGTGGGAAGCGCCGGTGTTAATCTGTACGCTTCCATCTCCGCCGGTATCAACGCCCTCTGGGGACCGTTGCATGGCGGTGCCAATGAGGCGGTGGTGACCATGCTGGAAACCATTCATAGCGACGGCGATAATTTTAAAAAGTACATTGATAAGGCTAAGGATAAATCCGATCCGTTTAAGCTGTCCGGTTTTGGGCATCGGGTCTATAAGACCTTTGATCCGCGCGGTAAAATTATCAA from Candidatus Electrothrix communis encodes the following:
- a CDS encoding citrate synthase encodes the protein MSKEKSAPDATLTIEGKSYSLPIVCGTENDRAIDIGSLLQQTGYTTLDPGYKNTASCTSDITFLDGKEGILSYRGYAIEELAEKCVFIEVAYLLVHGHLPNPTEYEHFRGLLNQFSLIHEDMIHFFDHFPPNSPPMTMLSVMVNSLSTYYPEMSDDPLKRLDLTAARLISKIRTIAAFSYKKSMGHPLVYPSPDRSYCANFLSMMFDKPVQPYMVHPEAVAALNKLLILHADHEQNCSTSTVRLVGSAGVNLYASISAGINALWGPLHGGANEAVVTMLETIHSDGDNFKKYIDKAKDKSDPFKLSGFGHRVYKTFDPRGKIIKEACDDLLEVLNVSDPLLDIARRLEEIALNDQYFVERNLFPNVDFYSGIIYRALGIPTNMFTVMFALGRLPGWIAQWKEQQEDPNGKIGRPRQVYIGEPSRPFVPMSKR